Part of the Puntigrus tetrazona isolate hp1 chromosome 10, ASM1883169v1, whole genome shotgun sequence genome is shown below.
AGGCAGGATTTCAGCTAATGGCTTTTTGAGCCCTTCCTTGTTATAGAGTGAGACTGCTAGAATTCACTCTGGCACGTCATGTGTGACTTGCTCACTCGCTGTGAATTTTTCAATAAATCTCTGTAATAGATCTAGATTATGAAAGGAAAGCGTTGCATGTAAGACATCGGGATAAAATAAGAAACCGTAGCAAAACCACTTTTCCTACACACTATAACTGTTGCAGTGAGGATTTTGACGCACTTAAAGATCAATGCCGTTAAATCTGTAGATAAAGATGTAGTCTGTTGCGATCTTGCAATGTATGCAAACCCACGCCCGTGTCACAACATAAAGGTCAGCGCTATCATGCGCTCTGCCACTGctctatttgttttgtatttatagcCAGTCTTCTGATAAGGTGAGTATGTTGAACTCTAAACAATCACGGTCATAAGTGTTTATTCCTGATAAATGTTATGGGTGAACACGCAATTGTAATCACTCTCAGAAAAGgtatgtgtgttttgtacaCATGCAGCATGTGGTTAGAAAGCTGGGGGTAGACATACGGTACATGTCAAAATAAGAGATTCTATGTCCAGAATTACAAATCTACCTGCTCTAACAACCTCCCCTGAAAGTTGCTATCTGACAAACCTAACAGTCCACCTGTCTTATCAGcaaagtgtttattattaaggCGCTTACGGTTTTTAAAGCGGCGAATTTGCAGCCATCTCGGTGCATGATCAATGTATTAGATCAGCACAGAACTTGAGAGTtatataacttttaatattttgtgtttatttggcATATGCTTAATACATTCGTgtatttgcatcttttttttaagaaattgaaAGTTACAGCCTGCCCTGACTGAGGTCTATAGATCATTCTCGTACATGCAGGAACATCTGAAAGCTTTTGTTGTTGACTCGCAGAGGTTCGCGTGACCTGCATCTTCTCCGAGGACTGTATTCTTCCCTGTTCTTTCGCGCCCACTAATGGTGATCCAGTGAGGATCCAGTGGTTCCAGCAGGAGGCGCTCGTATTCAGTGTGCAGCCGGCGGGGCAGATGTTCAACCGCGGCAGCGTGTCTCTGCTCAGCGACGGCGCCTCTGAGGGAAACGCTTCACTGTTTGTGAAACAAGTGGACACGAGGAGTAAAGGACGCTACAAATGTGTGGTCAACAACGTAACTGTGACGTATGTAGTTGCAGCGGTGGaaggtttgtttctttttcgAGAACACATCGATTTTTGTTAAGTGTGTTATTTGTGATTAGCATAGTTAAAGATTTTGATTCCTTTTTGTTGTGAATCAGTTCACTAAAAAGAATCATTCACGCTCCTTGAATCATTTAGAGTAGGGGCCGagtctttttaatagtttttaatcacTGAATCGATTGAAGTCGACCCAAACCggttgatttattaaaattttcagtttatttacgTAGGTTACAATATTAAAGACTTTTTACTGGAACACAAGCCCCACGTAGGTGTATTCTACTGATATCACCTTTATAGTAGTTTCCTTGCaactatttaaacaattatgtgtgtatctgtctgtctgtctgtgtgtgtgtgtgtgtgtgtgtgtgtgagtgtgtgtgtgtgtgtgtgtgtgtgtgtgtgtgttatctgtTATTTTATCAGCAGTCGGCCTAATTCGCGAATGAATCACTCTTTTGCAAAAGGTTTGGCgattcagtttgattcatttggACAGTTCAGTCACGCTCTGGATCgtcttgacatttttatttttgttatcgTTTGCTGCTGAATTGCGAATGCTAGCTAGCtgcaattttatttctttatctgAGAGATTTTCCTTTTAAAAGGGCATTATCCGTTAGATTGAGTAGCCATGTAAATTGATCAGCATTCTTAAGATAATCTTACCCTAAGCTAATAGAAATTagaacttttttaaaacaacaattaaacaattaaattagaTAAATAGAATTGCATCAATctatctgttttatttcatgttttccagCTCCCATCAGGACGGTCTCCATTGACATGAATCCCTCTGGTCTGATTCAGTGCTCTACTAAAGATGTCTATCCAGCACCGGTGGTGCAGTGGAGCACAAAGCCCAGGTTAAATCCTGCTTTCCTGCAGCCCATCACCCGCATGGTTCCTGGAGGAAAGGGCCTTTTTAAAGTGGAAAGCGTCTTGCAGCAGAACAGCAGCTTTGATTATACTTATGAGTGTAACATCACCTCTAAATACGGCACACACACGCGAACGGCTTCATTACAGCTGCAaggtaaaaagtaataaattttTAACGtgcaaaaaaagttatatatgcTGCAGCATTGTTTCTAATGGTGATAATGCCAATGTTCTCTCAGAAATTAACAGCTCCGAAGGGAAAGACCTGGTTATTCCTTGTAAAGCTCCTAAGAAACTTCAGTCCTTCTCTCTCGTCTGGACTTTTACGACAGCAAACAAAACCACAGATATCCTCACGTACAACAGCCAGACTCGTAAATCCAGAAGCTTCTGGGATAATGCAGAATTAGAGGAGGATGACGCATTGAAGGGGGACGTTTCACTAACCCTGGAGAACCCCGTTGTCTCAGACCATTCGGGAATCTACACATGTACCTTCTCGGGAGCAGAGACACAACATCTGACACAGAGTCGTGTTGTTATTGCATCTGCCAAACAGGAGAAAGGTATCCACTGATCCGTGAACTCATCCATCCATTAATTCATCAAACCTAGAACTCATTTCCTGCCAGAACATTGtggcattttactttttaacagcAACATTTAACTCGGACGCTTCTGTCCCCTTTTTCTCTTtaggttttattaaatataatttgtggaTGTTGGGAATCGTCGCGGGATTAATCGCCCTTCTTGTGCTCACTTTAGTTATAAAAAGATACAGAGGTAATAACGCgaacagtatttttaatactttttaataaaagtgtttattggTAAAGGGATAGAGTGGTTCAcgctaaaattaatattttgtttgtgcagcaaaatcaaaaagaaaaca
Proteins encoded:
- the hhla2a.1 gene encoding uncharacterized protein hhla2a.1 isoform X1, producing MSRTYYGACVVLWIFSLVACKVPEVRVTCIFSEDCILPCSFAPTNGDPVRIQWFQQEALVFSVQPAGQMFNRGSVSLLSDGASEGNASLFVKQVDTRSKGRYKCVVNNVTVTYVVAAVEAPIRTVSIDMNPSGLIQCSTKDVYPAPVVQWSTKPRLNPAFLQPITRMVPGGKGLFKVESVLQQNSSFDYTYECNITSKYGTHTRTASLQLQEINSSEGKDLVIPCKAPKKLQSFSLVWTFTTANKTTDILTYNSQTRKSRSFWDNAELEEDDALKGDVSLTLENPVVSDHSGIYTCTFSGAETQHLTQSRVVIASAKQEKGFIKYNLWMLGIVAGLIALLVLTLVIKRYRAKSKRKQERAQEDAEMQSMNPDKTSDEPQAIQPSSSHS
- the hhla2a.1 gene encoding uncharacterized protein hhla2a.1 isoform X2, yielding MFNRGSVSLLSDGASEGNASLFVKQVDTRSKGRYKCVVNNVTVTYVVAAVEAPIRTVSIDMNPSGLIQCSTKDVYPAPVVQWSTKPRLNPAFLQPITRMVPGGKGLFKVESVLQQNSSFDYTYECNITSKYGTHTRTASLQLQEINSSEGKDLVIPCKAPKKLQSFSLVWTFTTANKTTDILTYNSQTRKSRSFWDNAELEEDDALKGDVSLTLENPVVSDHSGIYTCTFSGAETQHLTQSRVVIASAKQEKGFIKYNLWMLGIVAGLIALLVLTLVIKRYRAKSKRKQERAQEDAEMQSMNPDKTSDEPQAIQPSSSHS